In one window of Desulfuribacillus alkaliarsenatis DNA:
- a CDS encoding restriction endonuclease subunit S: protein MREDVKEIIKLIKMGIIPCGYKKTKCGVLPVDWPIVDFGKIFKINQGLQIPISERFLEKGKNRYYYITNQFIKNLNTEGEKYYIEAPSQSVICCEDDVLMTRTGNTGMVVTNVNGVFHNNFFKISFDRSKYDKNFIVHYLMSSYCQNIIMKFAGTSTIPDLNHGDFYKIKFVNIQRAEQQKIAKILSSWDKAIELKEQLIEEKKKQKKGLMQKLLTSEVRLLGFDEKWEKVLLKDIFKRVTRKNTIGNTNVLTISAQKGLINQKDFFKKSVASSILDNYYLLRKGEFAYNKSYSNGYPKGAIKRLNHYDSGVVTTLYICFKLIDSSENNAEYFEHYFESGLLNQAITKIAHEGGRAHGLLNVSSEDFFNLPIQIPSYKTQVKIAEILTCADRERQLLEQELEALKIQKKGLMQLLLTGIVRVMC, encoded by the coding sequence TTGAGAGAAGATGTAAAAGAAATAATTAAATTGATTAAAATGGGGATAATTCCCTGCGGTTACAAAAAAACAAAATGTGGTGTATTGCCAGTTGATTGGCCCATTGTAGATTTTGGGAAAATTTTTAAAATAAATCAAGGGCTTCAAATCCCAATTTCTGAAAGGTTTTTAGAAAAAGGAAAGAACCGATATTATTATATTACAAATCAATTTATTAAGAATTTGAATACAGAAGGTGAAAAATATTATATCGAAGCACCTAGTCAAAGTGTTATTTGTTGTGAAGATGACGTGTTGATGACACGCACAGGTAACACAGGGATGGTGGTTACAAACGTAAATGGAGTATTCCATAATAATTTTTTTAAAATAAGCTTTGATCGAAGCAAGTACGATAAGAACTTTATTGTGCACTATCTAATGTCCTCGTATTGTCAAAACATAATTATGAAATTTGCAGGAACAAGTACTATCCCAGATTTAAATCATGGAGATTTCTATAAAATTAAGTTTGTCAATATACAAAGGGCTGAACAACAAAAAATAGCTAAAATCCTTTCATCCTGGGACAAAGCCATCGAGCTAAAAGAACAGCTAATCGAAGAAAAGAAAAAGCAAAAGAAAGGACTTATGCAAAAGCTATTAACTAGTGAAGTTAGGTTGCTAGGTTTTGATGAGAAGTGGGAGAAAGTTCTCTTAAAAGATATTTTTAAGCGAGTTACGAGAAAGAATACAATAGGTAATACAAATGTTCTTACGATATCAGCGCAAAAAGGCCTGATTAATCAAAAAGACTTTTTTAAAAAATCTGTTGCAAGTAGTATCTTGGATAATTATTACCTTCTACGTAAAGGTGAATTTGCCTATAATAAAAGCTATTCAAACGGTTATCCAAAGGGTGCGATAAAACGCCTTAATCATTATGATAGTGGCGTTGTTACTACTCTGTATATTTGCTTTAAATTAATTGACAGTTCAGAAAACAACGCAGAATATTTTGAACATTATTTTGAATCAGGTTTGTTAAATCAAGCTATAACTAAAATTGCACATGAAGGTGGAAGAGCTCACGGACTACTAAATGTATCGTCTGAAGATTTTTTTAACTTACCAATACAAATACCTAGTTATAAAACACAAGTAAAAATAGCAGAAATTTTAACGTGTGCTGACAGAGAGAGGCAATTACTAGAACAAGAATTAGAAGCCCTAAAAATCCAAAAAAAGGGCCTGATGCAGCTTTTATTAACTGGAATCGTTAGGGTTATGTGCTAG
- a CDS encoding restriction endonuclease subunit S: MYFKLGELSTITTGLVVKRKEAAPGVNNIAYKLITLKSINYEGYLDTVALDNFYSIEEIDDKYLTKVGDVIVRLSDPFTAITIKDGEDNLLVSSLFAIVRIKDSNVTPEYLSVYLNSEMLKKHYAKESSGSAVQMIKMSSIKEVQINVLDSKMQNEVVVLNDLMLRESKLLNELKEQKSMYNRQLISEILQGVVKNGN; the protein is encoded by the coding sequence TTTAAATTAGGAGAACTGTCTACTATAACAACAGGGCTAGTTGTTAAAAGAAAGGAAGCCGCACCAGGAGTAAATAACATAGCTTATAAATTAATTACCCTTAAAAGTATAAACTACGAAGGATACTTAGATACTGTAGCACTAGATAACTTCTATAGTATTGAAGAGATAGATGATAAATACCTTACTAAAGTTGGAGATGTAATAGTTAGGCTAAGTGACCCTTTCACAGCAATTACAATTAAAGATGGAGAAGATAACTTATTAGTATCATCACTTTTTGCGATTGTGAGAATCAAAGATAGTAATGTAACACCAGAATATTTGTCAGTGTATTTAAATAGTGAAATGTTGAAAAAGCATTATGCAAAAGAGTCTAGCGGTTCAGCTGTCCAGATGATAAAGATGTCATCAATAAAAGAAGTTCAGATTAATGTACTTGATAGTAAGATGCAAAACGAAGTGGTCGTTTTAAATGATTTGATGTTACGTGAATCTAAACTTTTAAATGAATTAAAAGAACAAAAAAGCATGTATAATCGGCAACTAATAAGTGAAATTTTACAGGGGGTAGTCAAAAATGGAAATTAA
- a CDS encoding BlaI/MecI/CopY family transcriptional regulator, giving the protein MEYRFTDAEAKFADLIWLKEPIASGELVKLCEQEFDWKKSTTYTMLKRLEGKQIFANDNGTVSSLITKEDFYAGQSKQFVEDAFDGSLPKFLAAFTRSKKISDQEIDELQKLIDQHKEE; this is encoded by the coding sequence ATGGAATATAGATTTACGGATGCGGAAGCGAAGTTTGCTGATCTGATTTGGTTGAAAGAGCCTATTGCGTCGGGAGAATTAGTTAAGCTGTGCGAGCAGGAGTTTGACTGGAAGAAGTCGACCACGTACACGATGTTGAAGCGTCTTGAGGGCAAACAAATCTTTGCAAATGATAATGGTACTGTGAGTTCGCTAATTACTAAAGAAGATTTTTATGCTGGTCAAAGCAAACAATTTGTAGAAGATGCATTTGACGGGTCTTTGCCAAAGTTTTTAGCGGCATTTACTCGAAGCAAAAAAATAAGTGACCAGGAAATTGATGAATTACAAAAACTAATTGATCAGCATAAGGAGGAGTAG
- a CDS encoding M56 family metallopeptidase, whose product MDTLFLQVLNMSITASYVILFVIIARLFLKKLPKIFSYALWSVVLFRLVSPFSFESVFSLLPGNTQTFNTDIATSQAPRIDSGITVIDQAVNRALPAPAVEASVNPMQVWIALGEVIWIIGIVALLTYSIFTAIKLSNRLKAATHVYDNVYEMDWIKTPFIFSIISPKIYLPTGLSEKEKEYIIRHEQTHISRFDHVFKPVAFLVLSIHWFNPLVWVAFILMSEDMEMSCDESVIKQMGNGIKKDYSTSLLALSTGRRIIGGCPLAFGENNTKGRIMNVLHYKKPAFWVVIIVGILVVVMSFGLMSNPQDSSLTIEDYANKVIDERIEFLAGAYSIINREITRLEKVTSFDHILPSTVEIWRLEYRLQPDDINNVLLAGGMNEIDGWITEDESMGKPMLVFSYQGSKLQYLGMMRSGEADFTKISGQEMALQRFLEGKGILPRVTYSGNHIVVKFPLSSGETSQLLLSQPVLQGDEGMWCVERWMDGNGNLYYEMPNTDGFKADYYRELQERVDAGIDMSLLDPLQVALDFINNELGQRVTLDKLEPINNATIEDFYQTPESSYIGYISNFTVDEFTKSSFHLEQIEWLTLGDTDRLRELDIDPNYMMPNGFYIYQNPNSYPMFHQVTEETEYKIIDWGAEIYHKSVNMEQFIESLEQYSNYAPPYTVVTKDGYVISITEVYVP is encoded by the coding sequence GTGGATACGCTGTTTTTGCAGGTTTTAAATATGAGTATTACAGCTAGCTATGTTATCTTGTTTGTTATCATAGCAAGGCTGTTTCTTAAAAAGCTCCCTAAGATTTTCTCCTATGCTCTGTGGTCTGTAGTTTTATTTCGGCTTGTGAGCCCTTTTTCCTTCGAAAGTGTATTTAGCCTTTTACCTGGTAACACTCAGACTTTTAACACAGATATAGCTACTTCACAAGCACCGCGCATAGATAGTGGCATAACGGTTATCGACCAAGCAGTAAATAGAGCCCTGCCTGCACCAGCGGTAGAGGCAAGTGTGAATCCTATGCAGGTCTGGATAGCCTTGGGCGAAGTGATATGGATTATTGGTATTGTTGCTTTGCTTACTTATAGTATTTTTACTGCGATTAAATTGTCCAACAGGCTGAAGGCAGCAACACATGTTTATGATAATGTTTACGAAATGGATTGGATTAAGACACCATTTATATTCAGTATAATTAGCCCGAAGATTTATCTTCCAACAGGACTATCAGAAAAAGAAAAAGAGTATATTATCAGGCACGAACAGACACATATTAGCAGGTTTGACCATGTATTTAAGCCCGTTGCTTTTCTAGTGCTTAGTATTCACTGGTTTAATCCCCTGGTTTGGGTTGCTTTCATACTAATGAGTGAGGATATGGAGATGTCCTGTGATGAAAGTGTCATCAAACAAATGGGCAATGGGATTAAAAAGGATTATTCCACTTCATTACTAGCCCTATCTACGGGCAGGAGGATTATTGGTGGGTGTCCGCTAGCATTTGGAGAGAACAATACTAAGGGTCGCATAATGAATGTTTTGCATTATAAAAAGCCAGCCTTTTGGGTTGTTATAATAGTGGGTATTTTAGTAGTGGTTATGAGTTTTGGGCTTATGAGTAATCCTCAAGATAGCTCACTGACTATAGAAGATTATGCAAATAAAGTTATTGATGAGCGTATCGAATTTCTAGCAGGTGCTTATAGCATTATTAATCGTGAAATTACTAGACTTGAAAAAGTTACTTCCTTTGATCATATACTTCCATCAACTGTGGAAATCTGGCGTCTTGAATATCGTTTGCAGCCTGATGATATTAACAATGTTTTACTAGCAGGCGGCATGAATGAAATTGATGGTTGGATTACAGAAGATGAAAGCATGGGTAAGCCGATGCTTGTGTTTTCCTATCAAGGCTCTAAGCTTCAGTATTTAGGCATGATGAGAAGTGGCGAAGCAGATTTTACTAAAATATCTGGTCAAGAAATGGCTCTCCAGAGATTCTTAGAGGGGAAAGGTATATTGCCTAGGGTTACCTATAGCGGAAATCATATAGTTGTGAAATTTCCATTATCATCAGGAGAAACATCGCAGTTATTGTTATCACAGCCAGTATTGCAAGGCGACGAAGGCATGTGGTGTGTAGAACGCTGGATGGATGGGAACGGTAATTTGTATTATGAAATGCCAAACACGGATGGTTTTAAAGCAGATTACTATAGGGAGCTACAAGAGCGGGTAGATGCTGGCATTGATATGTCGCTTTTAGACCCATTACAGGTGGCGCTTGATTTCATAAACAATGAACTAGGTCAAAGAGTAACACTTGATAAATTAGAACCAATTAACAATGCTACTATAGAGGATTTCTATCAAACACCAGAAAGTAGTTATATTGGATATATATCAAATTTTACAGTAGATGAATTCACCAAATCCTCTTTTCATTTGGAGCAAATTGAGTGGCTGACATTAGGGGATACGGATAGGCTAAGAGAGTTAGATATTGATCCTAACTATATGATGCCTAACGGCTTCTACATCTACCAAAACCCTAACAGCTATCCAATGTTTCATCAGGTAACAGAGGAAACGGAATACAAGATTATAGACTGGGGTGCAGAGATTTATCATAAATCTGTTAATATGGAGCAGTTCATCGAGAGTCTAGAACAATATTCGAATTATGCACCTCCATATACAGTTGTTACTAAGGATGGATATGTTATAAGTATTACAGAGGTATATGTACCCTAA
- a CDS encoding M48 family metallopeptidase yields the protein MEKHSVTYGTKEIQFQLIRKNIKNINLNVKPDMSISISASGKVPLDYIYQFVKEKAPWIVRNVGFFKEVQAEHTSIKEYVSGESFKYLGKQYRLKVIESDAEVESVKYYRGFIELKVKDKKNHAKKEKLVTAWFKEKAELNFADSLNRVYPIIEKQGVPKPEIQIRTMKARWGSCIKDKNIIVLNFELIKAPKFCIDYVVLHELIHFKYQNHDATFYELLTLLMPDWKQRKAILDEEVVREL from the coding sequence ATGGAGAAACATTCAGTCACATATGGAACAAAAGAGATACAATTTCAACTGATACGAAAGAATATAAAGAATATCAACCTTAACGTGAAACCAGATATGAGCATTTCTATTTCGGCAAGCGGTAAAGTACCTTTAGACTATATATACCAGTTCGTGAAAGAAAAAGCACCTTGGATTGTTCGAAATGTCGGGTTTTTTAAAGAAGTGCAAGCAGAACATACTTCTATTAAAGAGTATGTCAGTGGAGAATCTTTCAAATATTTAGGAAAACAATATCGCTTAAAAGTTATTGAGTCAGATGCAGAAGTTGAGTCAGTAAAGTATTATCGAGGGTTTATAGAGTTAAAAGTTAAAGACAAAAAGAATCATGCAAAAAAAGAAAAGTTAGTAACTGCATGGTTTAAAGAAAAGGCAGAACTTAACTTTGCGGACAGTCTTAATCGTGTGTATCCGATAATCGAAAAACAAGGTGTGCCAAAGCCAGAAATACAAATCAGAACGATGAAAGCAAGATGGGGATCCTGCATAAAGGATAAAAATATTATAGTCTTGAATTTTGAATTAATAAAGGCACCAAAGTTTTGCATTGACTATGTGGTACTACATGAACTGATTCACTTTAAATATCAAAACCATGATGCAACTTTTTATGAATTATTGACATTGCTTATGCCTGATTGGAAACAGAGGAAAGCGATTTTAGATGAAGAGGTAGTGAGAGAGTTATAA
- a CDS encoding type I restriction-modification system subunit M: MEIKKYTQQEVNSTLWRACDTFRGKIDSSIYKDYVLVMLFIKYVSDIYKEHKEVLMEKYDNDVEMVQRQMRYERFVLDEISTFDYIYSKRNQPEIGEIINKSLAHVEEENKTKLRGVFKNIDFNSESVLGNTKERNSMLKNLLEDFKNLDLRPSRLIEEDVIGNAYEYMIANFASDAGKKGGEFFTPSEVSELLSRLVKPEENDRIYDPTCGSGSLLIKAFNKIPSGKAQIYGQERNGQTHSLARMNMFLHNIDDAKIAWGDTLSNPLHLENDKLMKFQVVVANPPFSLDKWAMGFAGEGSDKAFKMEESLDPYKRFGFGVPPISKGDYAFVLHMIHSLAEGGRMATVLPHGVLFRGASEGKIRQKLIEMNLLDAVIGLPANLFFGTGIPACVLVFKQNRSRDDVIFIDASKEGFYEKGKNQNKLREEDIQRIVDAYDNYETVDKFAYVATKEEIKENDYNLNIPRYVDTFEEEEMVDMEAVAENIAKIKSELAEVEEQMEKYLKELGL; the protein is encoded by the coding sequence ATGGAAATTAAGAAATATACACAGCAAGAAGTAAATAGCACTTTATGGAGAGCTTGTGATACCTTTAGAGGAAAAATTGATTCATCAATATATAAAGATTACGTGTTGGTCATGCTCTTTATCAAATATGTTAGTGATATCTATAAAGAGCATAAGGAAGTACTTATGGAGAAATACGATAATGATGTAGAAATGGTACAAAGACAAATGCGTTATGAGCGCTTTGTGCTTGACGAAATCTCAACCTTTGATTATATCTATAGCAAAAGGAACCAACCAGAAATAGGAGAAATTATTAATAAATCATTAGCTCATGTGGAAGAGGAAAACAAAACTAAACTCAGAGGAGTATTTAAGAACATTGATTTTAACTCAGAATCGGTTCTTGGTAACACCAAAGAACGAAATTCAATGCTAAAGAATCTTCTGGAAGATTTCAAGAATCTCGATCTAAGACCTTCTAGACTCATTGAAGAAGACGTAATCGGCAACGCTTATGAATATATGATTGCAAACTTTGCTTCCGATGCAGGGAAGAAGGGCGGAGAATTTTTTACACCGTCAGAAGTATCTGAACTGCTATCAAGACTAGTTAAACCAGAAGAAAATGATCGAATTTATGATCCCACATGTGGCTCAGGATCGTTATTGATTAAAGCATTTAATAAAATACCTTCTGGAAAAGCGCAAATATACGGGCAAGAAAGAAATGGGCAAACTCATTCCCTTGCTCGCATGAACATGTTCCTTCATAACATTGATGATGCGAAAATTGCCTGGGGAGATACACTGTCTAATCCATTACATCTGGAAAATGACAAGCTTATGAAGTTCCAAGTAGTGGTTGCAAATCCACCATTTTCTTTAGATAAATGGGCAATGGGCTTTGCAGGCGAAGGCAGTGATAAAGCATTTAAAATGGAAGAAAGTCTAGATCCGTATAAGAGGTTTGGTTTTGGCGTTCCCCCAATCTCTAAAGGCGATTATGCATTTGTGCTGCATATGATTCACTCCTTAGCAGAAGGTGGGAGAATGGCAACAGTTCTACCACATGGGGTTCTGTTTAGAGGAGCAAGCGAAGGAAAGATTAGACAAAAGCTGATTGAGATGAATCTACTAGATGCAGTCATTGGGCTTCCGGCAAACTTGTTTTTTGGCACTGGTATACCAGCATGCGTTCTAGTATTTAAACAAAATAGAAGTAGAGATGATGTTATATTTATAGATGCTTCGAAAGAAGGCTTTTATGAAAAAGGCAAAAATCAGAATAAGCTACGCGAAGAAGATATTCAGAGAATTGTAGATGCTTATGATAACTATGAAACAGTAGATAAGTTTGCGTATGTAGCAACGAAAGAAGAAATTAAAGAAAATGATTACAATCTTAACATCCCTCGCTATGTAGATACGTTTGAAGAAGAAGAAATGGTCGATATGGAAGCAGTAGCTGAGAATATAGCTAAGATTAAGTCGGAATTAGCTGAAGTGGAAGAGCAGATGGAGAAGTATTTGAAAGAGCTAGGCTTGTAA
- a CDS encoding type I restriction endonuclease subunit R, whose amino-acid sequence MSRAKEYDELNISQSPALEVLSNIGYTPIAAEKAELMRGNLYNVVLKEVLYERLKAINSFEYKGETYNFSEKNILQAIQDIDEALTDGLIKTNEKIYDSLILGKSYPEKISDVDGVRSFNVNYIDWKHLENNVFHVIEEFSIEREDGQGTVRPDLVLFINGIPIGVIECKKSSISVEQGISQMLRNQSNDYVPQLFKYVQVVMSTNKNDTHYATVYTPKKFWSAWKEDVESCEYSWYNTELEKAVVGRIPTFQDKSIVSLFHPERILKLIRYFTLFDKNVKKIARYQQYFAIKEIVNTISETDKNGNRQSGVVWHTQGSGKSLTMVMLARYILAEMADLHPKVLVITDRVELDGQIHKTFNHSRLKAAKASSGRNLVKLINDNSADIITSLVHKFDTAAKHQDPVKSNNIFVLIDESHRTQYGELHIKMKNVFPNACYLGFTGTPLMKKDKSTLNKFGSRMIHKYTIKNGVEDGAIVPLLYEGRLVEQTVNRAAIDKRIDMIIRNLNEKQAEMLKAKWSKFEAIASSEQRIRLIADDIYMHFKTFYKGTFAKAMLATNTKFDAIRYHDAFQEYGDMRTAVVISPPDQREGYEDVNEEPEDKVIKFWNKLILGYADPLKYEEYVKNEFIDGESIDMLIVVDKLLTGFDAPRATILYIDKPMKEHTLLQAIARVNRLYEGKDFGIIVDYRGLIDELDSALKNYSGAGLENFDGEDIAGALVDVIGTIGSLKQAYSNLVAIFRMVKNKNDKEEFELLLANDEIRNDFYKELSQFAKYFGIALESEHVYNALGENEILHYKRELKFFQELRASVKLRYSDAIDHKEYESKMRNLMDTYIAAEDVIQITAPVDILNEEEFEEEILRLGSPRAKADAIKTRMTKSITEKWDENPTYYKKFSQRIEEILAAYKEKRISDADYLKRMNEVKEDYRKGYSGTSYPEKIKHNLHAQAFYGVIKEAFEDESLYSACDSDVVQEMKEVYNYENILSDIAIDADTIIGKHSKVDWHDNPDVHKAITRSLDDLLYMVKKKHFPDLNYDQIDRIIENIKTVALRRY is encoded by the coding sequence ATGAGTAGAGCAAAAGAATACGATGAACTCAATATATCCCAATCACCAGCACTTGAAGTGCTCAGCAATATTGGGTACACTCCTATTGCTGCAGAGAAAGCTGAATTGATGCGTGGCAATCTTTATAATGTAGTTCTGAAAGAAGTCCTTTACGAGCGCCTAAAAGCAATAAACAGTTTCGAATATAAAGGTGAAACCTATAATTTTTCTGAAAAGAATATTCTTCAAGCGATACAAGATATTGATGAGGCACTAACCGATGGGCTTATAAAAACCAACGAAAAGATATATGATTCTTTAATTCTTGGTAAAAGCTACCCTGAAAAAATATCAGATGTCGATGGAGTCAGGTCTTTTAACGTCAATTATATTGACTGGAAGCATCTAGAGAATAATGTTTTTCATGTAATAGAAGAATTTTCTATTGAGAGGGAAGATGGGCAAGGAACCGTACGACCAGACCTAGTTCTATTCATAAATGGAATACCTATAGGTGTTATAGAATGCAAAAAATCATCGATCTCTGTGGAACAAGGTATTAGTCAAATGCTCAGAAATCAAAGTAACGACTATGTACCACAGCTTTTTAAGTATGTGCAGGTGGTCATGTCTACCAATAAGAATGATACGCATTACGCTACGGTATACACACCTAAAAAATTCTGGTCAGCTTGGAAAGAAGATGTGGAATCATGTGAGTATAGTTGGTACAACACGGAACTTGAAAAAGCAGTTGTTGGGAGAATTCCGACATTTCAAGATAAAAGCATCGTCTCATTGTTTCATCCGGAGCGTATATTAAAGCTGATTCGATACTTTACACTATTTGATAAAAACGTGAAAAAAATTGCACGATATCAGCAATACTTTGCAATTAAAGAAATAGTTAATACTATTTCTGAGACTGATAAAAATGGAAATAGGCAATCAGGTGTTGTTTGGCACACGCAGGGCTCAGGAAAATCTTTGACTATGGTCATGCTTGCGAGATATATTCTAGCAGAGATGGCAGACCTTCACCCTAAAGTGCTCGTTATTACTGATAGAGTAGAACTAGATGGACAAATTCATAAGACGTTTAATCATTCCAGGCTTAAAGCTGCTAAAGCTAGCAGTGGTAGAAATCTAGTAAAATTAATCAATGACAACAGTGCTGATATTATCACATCACTTGTTCATAAATTTGATACAGCAGCTAAACATCAAGATCCCGTCAAGTCTAATAACATCTTTGTATTGATAGACGAGTCGCACCGGACGCAATACGGTGAACTTCATATCAAAATGAAGAATGTATTTCCTAATGCTTGTTATTTAGGCTTTACTGGAACGCCACTGATGAAAAAAGACAAAAGCACATTGAACAAGTTTGGTAGTCGGATGATTCATAAATACACTATAAAAAATGGTGTTGAAGATGGAGCGATTGTTCCACTTCTATATGAGGGTAGACTAGTTGAACAAACAGTCAATCGCGCGGCAATCGATAAACGCATCGATATGATTATTCGAAACTTGAATGAGAAGCAAGCAGAAATGTTAAAAGCAAAATGGAGCAAATTTGAAGCAATAGCATCTTCTGAGCAACGCATACGATTGATAGCAGATGATATTTATATGCACTTCAAAACGTTTTATAAAGGGACATTTGCGAAAGCGATGCTAGCAACGAATACTAAGTTTGACGCTATCCGTTACCATGATGCTTTTCAAGAGTATGGAGATATGAGAACAGCAGTCGTAATATCTCCACCTGACCAACGAGAAGGATATGAAGATGTTAACGAAGAACCAGAGGACAAAGTCATTAAATTCTGGAATAAGCTGATACTTGGATATGCTGACCCATTAAAGTATGAAGAGTACGTAAAGAACGAATTTATCGATGGTGAAAGCATAGATATGTTGATTGTTGTAGATAAATTGTTAACTGGATTTGACGCGCCGAGGGCGACGATATTATATATAGACAAACCGATGAAAGAGCACACATTGTTGCAAGCAATCGCCCGAGTAAATCGACTCTATGAAGGCAAAGATTTTGGTATTATTGTCGATTATCGAGGTCTGATTGATGAATTGGATTCGGCATTGAAAAACTATTCGGGTGCGGGTCTCGAAAACTTTGACGGCGAGGATATTGCAGGAGCACTTGTAGATGTTATAGGCACCATAGGTTCTCTGAAACAAGCCTATTCGAATCTTGTGGCAATCTTCCGTATGGTAAAGAACAAAAATGATAAAGAAGAGTTCGAGTTACTTCTTGCTAACGATGAGATTCGTAATGATTTTTATAAGGAACTAAGTCAGTTTGCTAAATATTTTGGCATAGCGCTGGAATCAGAGCACGTATATAATGCGCTTGGGGAAAATGAGATTCTTCATTATAAAAGAGAACTTAAATTTTTCCAAGAACTGAGGGCATCTGTTAAATTGCGGTATTCTGATGCAATCGATCATAAAGAGTATGAATCAAAGATGAGAAATCTAATGGACACATATATTGCTGCTGAAGATGTCATACAAATAACGGCACCTGTGGATATTTTGAATGAAGAAGAATTTGAAGAAGAAATCTTGCGACTCGGTTCTCCTAGAGCAAAAGCGGATGCTATCAAAACAAGAATGACAAAAAGCATTACTGAAAAGTGGGATGAAAATCCAACCTATTACAAGAAATTCTCGCAACGCATAGAAGAAATTCTTGCGGCATATAAAGAAAAGCGGATATCAGATGCGGATTATCTTAAGCGTATGAATGAGGTAAAAGAGGATTACCGAAAAGGTTATTCTGGCACAAGCTATCCAGAAAAAATTAAGCACAATCTTCATGCTCAAGCTTTCTATGGAGTAATTAAAGAAGCGTTCGAAGATGAAAGTTTATACAGTGCGTGCGATAGCGATGTAGTACAGGAGATGAAAGAGGTATATAATTATGAAAACATACTGTCAGACATAGCTATTGATGCAGACACCATTATCGGCAAACATAGTAAAGTAGATTGGCATGATAACCCAGATGTTCATAAAGCAATCACAAGGTCATTAGATGATCTCCTTTACATGGTTAAGAAAAAACATTTTCCTGATTTAAATTATGATCAAATCGACAGGATTATTGAAAACATTAAAACTGTAGCTTTAAGAAGGTATTAG
- the dinD gene encoding DNA damage-inducible protein D: MNDIKSYKNSIFEDIKQFTDEGMEFWYARQLQEILEYTEWRNFLKVIDKAKSACINSENDISDHFVDVNNMVQLGSGAKREVEDIMLSRYACYLIVQNSDPRKEVIALGQTYFAIKTRQRELDEQNYEQLSEDQKRLAIRNEMIAHNKSLAEAAQMAGIANPKDYAIFQNKGYQGLYGGLGVKEIHQRKGLKRSHKILDHMGSTELAANLFRATQTDEKLRREQIVGKANANKTHFEVGRKVRQTIAELGGTMPEELPTPDKSVKQIEKEQQKKLNEKRK, translated from the coding sequence ATGAACGATATAAAGTCATATAAGAACTCAATATTTGAAGATATAAAGCAGTTTACAGATGAAGGCATGGAATTTTGGTATGCTAGACAATTACAAGAGATTCTGGAATACACTGAATGGCGAAATTTTTTGAAAGTAATAGATAAAGCTAAGAGTGCATGCATCAACAGCGAAAACGATATATCGGACCATTTTGTTGACGTCAACAATATGGTCCAACTAGGATCAGGCGCCAAAAGAGAAGTTGAAGACATCATGCTATCACGTTACGCTTGCTATCTAATCGTTCAAAACAGTGACCCGCGTAAAGAAGTTATTGCACTTGGCCAGACATACTTTGCGATAAAAACTAGACAAAGGGAACTTGATGAACAGAATTATGAGCAATTATCAGAAGACCAAAAAAGATTGGCTATTCGAAACGAAATGATAGCGCACAATAAATCGTTAGCAGAAGCAGCTCAAATGGCAGGGATAGCTAACCCGAAAGACTATGCTATATTTCAAAACAAAGGCTACCAAGGTTTATATGGTGGGTTGGGAGTAAAAGAGATTCATCAGAGAAAAGGATTGAAAAGAAGCCATAAGATTCTTGATCATATGGGAAGCACAGAGCTTGCAGCTAATTTATTTAGAGCCACACAAACAGATGAAAAATTAAGACGGGAACAAATAGTTGGCAAAGCCAATGCAAATAAAACACACTTTGAAGTTGGGCGTAAGGTGAGGCAAACGATTGCAGAGTTAGGTGGAACTATGCCAGAGGAATTACCTACACCAGATAAAAGTGTCAAACAAATTGAGAAGGAGCAACAAAAAAAGTTGAATGAAAAACGTAAGTGA